One genomic region from Augochlora pura isolate Apur16 chromosome 7, APUR_v2.2.1, whole genome shotgun sequence encodes:
- the Dcps gene encoding decapping enzyme, scavenger, which produces MAELSLNTDEDQCSSAKKIKIDNENVSEMIKNIHDDKFCLANFEVKQILQNNNLRKQVCIEGVFKDREGSSVILFEKSEFSDDPLSLTKQLLNKDTTVSKLYSNDVYGNYECFALKECNGIKMMLIHPATQKHIDKFKRKELFIIDETYELYKKITLPHIESNNFSLQWVYNIMEHKAEQDKIVYEDKDEKTGFILVNDLKWNGHRDTLKLIALPFQKIKSIRELNASHLPLLKNIRDAGIDAISKKYNIPASQLRIYLHYQPSYYYLHVHFAYLMFETPGIYVEKAHLLSMVIRNLELVPDYYTKAVLSFVVSATDPLYNKFIEEGVITEVKAESDDVEK; this is translated from the exons ATGGCGGAACTGTCTTTAAACACCGACGAGGATCAATGTTCTTCAGctaagaaaatcaaaatcgacaatgaaaatgtatctgaaatgattaaaaacatACACGATGATAAGTTTTGTTTGGCCAATTTTGAAGTAAAGCAAATATTGCAAAACAATAATTTGAGAAAACAAGTGTGTATCGAAGGTGTCTTTAAGGACCGTGAAGGTTCAAGCGTtattttgttcgaaaaatCCGAATTTTCCGACGATCCATTGTCTTTAAcgaaacaattgttaaataaagacaCAACTGTGAGCAAACTTTACAGTAATGATGTTTATGGAAATTACGAATGTTTCGCGCTGAAAGAATGCAATG gtataaaaatgatgttaATACATCCTGCAACTCAAAAGcatattgataaatttaaaagaaaggaaCTGTTCATCATAGATGAAACATATGAACTCTACAAAAAAATTACTCTTCCGCATATagaatcaaacaatttttctttgcag TgggtatataatattatggaACACAAGGCAGAACAGGACAAAATTGTATACGAGGATAAAGATGAGAAGACAGGATTTATACTggtaaatgatttaaaatggAATGGACATAGAGATAccttaaaattaatagcactaccttttcaaaaaataaaatcaataagaGAGTTAAATGCATCTCATCTTccgctattaaaaaatattagggATGCTGGAATAGATgcaatatctaaaaaatacaatataccTGCTTCTCAACTTAGGATATACTTGCACTATCAACCATCATATTATTATCTCCATGTACATTTTGCATACCTCATGTTTGAAACTCcag GTATATACGTTGAGAAGGCACATCTTTTATCCATGGTTATAAGAAATCTTGAGTTAGTACCCGACTATTATACAAAAGCAGTACTTTCATTTGTTGTTTCTGCAACAGATCccttgtataataaatttatagaagaAGGTGTTATAACAGAAGTAAAGGCAGAATCCGACgatgttgaaaaataa
- the Ugp gene encoding UDP-glucose pyrophosphorylase isoform X2: MHNFEKLTTGNGGTMGCKGKDTQAFRERTKRDALIELQRELEKLQATAPTSDLQNEFQRQFDGFTNLFERFLQEEGPSLEWDRIQKLPDDAIRDYNSLSIPEGEEVKDLLNKLIVIKLNGGLGTSMGCHGPKSVIAVRNGLTFLDLTVQQIEYLNKTYNANVPLILMDSFNTDDDTQRIIRKYKGIDVDIYTFNQSCYPRINRDSLLPIAKHCDVPDDIEAWYPPGHGDFYESFRNSGLLKKFLKEGREYCFISNIDNLGATVDFKILKMLLAKNEPSPLEFVMEVTDKTRADVKGGTLIKYEDKLRLLEIAQVPKDHVDDFKSVKTFKFFNTNNLWIKLSAIDRVVNSNSLNMEIIVNNKTFGNGMNIIQLETAVGSAMKSFEGSIGINVPRSRFLPVKKTSDLMLVMSNLYTLRNGSLVMSPQRMFPTTPLIKLGDNHFSKVKEFLTRFPTIPDLLELDHLTVSGDVTFGKGVTLKGTVIIIANHGERIDLPSGTILENKIVSGNLRILDH, translated from the exons ATGCacaatttcgagaaattgaCCACCGGCAATGGTGGGACGATGGGCTGCAAGGGGAAAg ATACACAGGCATTTCGTGAGAGGACCAAGAGGGATGCCCTGATCGAGCTCCAAAGGGAATTGGAAAAGCTCCAAGCTACTGCCCCTACAAGTGATCTCCAGAACGAGTTCCAAAGACAGTTCGACGGCtttactaatttattcgaacggtTTCTGCAAGAGGAAGGACCCTCACTAGAATGGGACCGCATACAGAAACTGCCAGACGATGCT ATCAGAGATTACAATTCTCTGTCAATCCCAGAAGGAGAAGAGGTCAAAGATCTTTTGAACAAGCTAATTGTTATCAAATTGAATGGTGGACTTGGAACTAGTATGGGATGTCATGGACCAAAGTCTGTGATAGCTGTACGAAATGGACTTACATTTTTGGACCTTACGGTTCAACAGATTGAG TATTTGAACAAAACTTATAATGCCAACGTACCCCTCATCTTGATGGACTCTTTCAACACTGACGATGACACGCAACGAATTATCAGGAAGTACAAAGGGATTGATGTTGACATCTACACCTTTAATCAAAGCTGTTATCCTCGCATCAACAGAGATTCTTTGCTACCTATTGCTAAGCATTGTGATGTACCAGACGATATTGAAGC gtGGTACCCACCTGGTCATGGAGATTTCTACGAGAGCTTCAGGAATTCTGGTTTATTGAAGAAATTCTTGAAAGAA GGACGCGAGTattgtttcatttcaaatattgaTAATCTCGGCGCCACTGtagatttcaaaattttgaaaatgttattggCCAAAAATGAACCGTCCCCCCTAGAATTTGTAATGGAAGTTACTGATAAAACTCGTGCTGATGTCAAG GGTggaacgttaattaaatatgaagaCAAACTCCGTCTTCTTGAAATTGCACAAGTTCCAAAAGATCATGTGGACGACTTCAAATCTGTAAAAACCTTCAAGTtctttaatacaaataatttgtgGATCAAACTTAGCG cCATCGATAGGGTTGTTAACTCAAACTCTCTGAACATGGAaattatcgttaataataagACCTTCGGCAATGGCATGAATATTATCCAATTAGAGACAGCTGTAGGATCTGCAATGAAGTCATTTGAAGGAAGTATTG GTATAAATGTGCCACGTAGCAGATTTTTGCCAGTAAAAAAGACCTCAGATTTAATGCTAGTTATGAGTAATTTGTACACTCTCCGCAATGGTTCCTTAGTAATGAGTCCGCAACGAATGTTCCCAACAACACCCCTTATCAAATTAGGCGATAATCATTTCTCCAag gTCAAAGAGTTTCTCACCAGATTTCCAACTATACCAGACCTGCTGGAGTTAGATCACTTAACAGTGTCAGGTGACGTTACTTTTGGGAAAGGTGTGACCTTGAAAGGAACAGTCATTATCATCGCGAATCACGGGGAACGCATAGATCTTCCATCGGGCACAATCttagaaaacaaaattgtttccgGCAATCTACGTATTTTGGAtcattaa
- the Ugp gene encoding UDP-glucose pyrophosphorylase isoform X1, whose protein sequence is MKRSWVWQYFDQDENGEAVCRSCKKRFRTSSATSGLIRHADKAHGLHKMTQVVQEGEHDPPISNHSDISYSDNEDIKNVNIIEVDLQPFSIIEEQNFKEYFHSPDYQPPTKKLKRNHQQLEEARGHQRSPSDTQAFRERTKRDALIELQRELEKLQATAPTSDLQNEFQRQFDGFTNLFERFLQEEGPSLEWDRIQKLPDDAIRDYNSLSIPEGEEVKDLLNKLIVIKLNGGLGTSMGCHGPKSVIAVRNGLTFLDLTVQQIEYLNKTYNANVPLILMDSFNTDDDTQRIIRKYKGIDVDIYTFNQSCYPRINRDSLLPIAKHCDVPDDIEAWYPPGHGDFYESFRNSGLLKKFLKEGREYCFISNIDNLGATVDFKILKMLLAKNEPSPLEFVMEVTDKTRADVKGGTLIKYEDKLRLLEIAQVPKDHVDDFKSVKTFKFFNTNNLWIKLSAIDRVVNSNSLNMEIIVNNKTFGNGMNIIQLETAVGSAMKSFEGSIGINVPRSRFLPVKKTSDLMLVMSNLYTLRNGSLVMSPQRMFPTTPLIKLGDNHFSKVKEFLTRFPTIPDLLELDHLTVSGDVTFGKGVTLKGTVIIIANHGERIDLPSGTILENKIVSGNLRILDH, encoded by the exons atGAAAAGATCGTGGGTGTGGCAATACTTTGACCAAGATGAAAATGGAGAGGCAGTTTGCAGATCATGTAAAAAAAGATTTAGAACTAGTAGCGCAACCTCAGGGTTGATAAGGCATGCTGATAAAGCGCATGGCCTACACAAAATGACACAAGTAGTGCAAGAAGGAGAACATGATCCACCTATATCCAATCATTCAGATATTTCATATTCTG ATAATgaggatattaaaaatgtaaacattatcgAGGTAGACCTCCAACCATTTAGTATAATAGAAGAACAGAATTTCAAGGAATATTTCCATAGTCCTGACTATCAACCTCCAACAAAGAAGCTGAAAAGGAATCATCAACAACTAGAAGAG GCACGTGGTCATCAACGCAGTCCCTCAGATACACAGGCATTTCGTGAGAGGACCAAGAGGGATGCCCTGATCGAGCTCCAAAGGGAATTGGAAAAGCTCCAAGCTACTGCCCCTACAAGTGATCTCCAGAACGAGTTCCAAAGACAGTTCGACGGCtttactaatttattcgaacggtTTCTGCAAGAGGAAGGACCCTCACTAGAATGGGACCGCATACAGAAACTGCCAGACGATGCT ATCAGAGATTACAATTCTCTGTCAATCCCAGAAGGAGAAGAGGTCAAAGATCTTTTGAACAAGCTAATTGTTATCAAATTGAATGGTGGACTTGGAACTAGTATGGGATGTCATGGACCAAAGTCTGTGATAGCTGTACGAAATGGACTTACATTTTTGGACCTTACGGTTCAACAGATTGAG TATTTGAACAAAACTTATAATGCCAACGTACCCCTCATCTTGATGGACTCTTTCAACACTGACGATGACACGCAACGAATTATCAGGAAGTACAAAGGGATTGATGTTGACATCTACACCTTTAATCAAAGCTGTTATCCTCGCATCAACAGAGATTCTTTGCTACCTATTGCTAAGCATTGTGATGTACCAGACGATATTGAAGC gtGGTACCCACCTGGTCATGGAGATTTCTACGAGAGCTTCAGGAATTCTGGTTTATTGAAGAAATTCTTGAAAGAA GGACGCGAGTattgtttcatttcaaatattgaTAATCTCGGCGCCACTGtagatttcaaaattttgaaaatgttattggCCAAAAATGAACCGTCCCCCCTAGAATTTGTAATGGAAGTTACTGATAAAACTCGTGCTGATGTCAAG GGTggaacgttaattaaatatgaagaCAAACTCCGTCTTCTTGAAATTGCACAAGTTCCAAAAGATCATGTGGACGACTTCAAATCTGTAAAAACCTTCAAGTtctttaatacaaataatttgtgGATCAAACTTAGCG cCATCGATAGGGTTGTTAACTCAAACTCTCTGAACATGGAaattatcgttaataataagACCTTCGGCAATGGCATGAATATTATCCAATTAGAGACAGCTGTAGGATCTGCAATGAAGTCATTTGAAGGAAGTATTG GTATAAATGTGCCACGTAGCAGATTTTTGCCAGTAAAAAAGACCTCAGATTTAATGCTAGTTATGAGTAATTTGTACACTCTCCGCAATGGTTCCTTAGTAATGAGTCCGCAACGAATGTTCCCAACAACACCCCTTATCAAATTAGGCGATAATCATTTCTCCAag gTCAAAGAGTTTCTCACCAGATTTCCAACTATACCAGACCTGCTGGAGTTAGATCACTTAACAGTGTCAGGTGACGTTACTTTTGGGAAAGGTGTGACCTTGAAAGGAACAGTCATTATCATCGCGAATCACGGGGAACGCATAGATCTTCCATCGGGCACAATCttagaaaacaaaattgtttccgGCAATCTACGTATTTTGGAtcattaa